A stretch of Manis javanica isolate MJ-LG chromosome 1, MJ_LKY, whole genome shotgun sequence DNA encodes these proteins:
- the GLRX gene encoding glutaredoxin-1, with protein MAQEFVNSKIQPGKVVVFIKPTCPYCIRTQELLSQLPFKQGCLEFVDITATSDTKKIQDYLGQLTGAKTVPRVFFGKDCIGGCNDLINMHERGELLMRLQQLGALQ; from the exons ATGGCTCAAGAGTTTGTGAACAGCAAGATCCAGCCTGGGAAGGTGGTCGTGTTCATCAAGCCCACCTGCCCCTACTGCATAAGGACCCAAGAGCTCCTCAGCCAACTGCCCTTCAAACAAGGGTGCTTGGAGTTTGTAGATATCACAGCCACCAGTGACACAAAGAAGATCCAGGACTACTTGGGACAGCTCACAGGAGCCAAAACG gtaCCTCGAGTCTTTTTTGGTAAAGATTGTATAGGTGGATGCAATGATCTAATAAATATGCATGAGAGGGGGGAACTGTTGATGCGGCTACAGCAACTTGGAGCCCTACAATAA